The following are encoded together in the Kingella negevensis genome:
- the serS gene encoding serine--tRNA ligase gives MIDIQLLRTDAAAVATRLAGRGFVLDTAKFEELEAQRKSLQMKNEELQAKRNSVSKQIGALMGQGKKDEAEAAKAEVAAIKSEMDKIELDLPNIQAALDDLLLRVPNLPHESVPVGKDETENVEVRKVGTPRAFDFKIKDHVDLGAALGLDFEKAAELSGARFSLMKGKVARLHRALAQFMLDTHTTQHGYTECYTPYIVSDSTLLGTGQLPKFGEDLFHVTRGGDETKLTQYLIPTAEVTLTNTVRDEILSLNDLPMKLTAHSPCFRSEAGSHGKDTRGLIRQHQFDKVEMVQIVQPEKSYEALEEMVGHAENILKLLELPYRVITLCTGDMGFGATKTYDLEVWVPAQNTYREISSCSNCEDFQARRMKARFKDENGKNRLVHTLNGSGLAVGRALVAVLENHQNADGSINIPVALRPYLGGLEKLVP, from the coding sequence ATGATTGATATTCAATTATTGCGTACGGACGCGGCTGCGGTGGCGACGCGTTTGGCTGGTCGTGGCTTTGTGTTGGATACGGCGAAATTTGAGGAATTGGAAGCACAACGTAAGTCTTTGCAAATGAAAAACGAGGAATTGCAGGCGAAACGTAATAGCGTGTCTAAACAAATTGGCGCGTTGATGGGTCAGGGCAAAAAAGACGAGGCTGAAGCGGCGAAAGCGGAAGTGGCGGCGATTAAATCTGAAATGGATAAAATTGAGCTGGATTTGCCGAATATTCAGGCTGCTCTGGACGATTTGTTGTTGCGTGTGCCAAACTTGCCGCATGAGAGCGTTCCTGTGGGCAAAGATGAAACGGAAAATGTAGAAGTGCGTAAGGTTGGCACGCCACGCGCGTTTGATTTTAAGATTAAAGACCATGTGGATTTGGGCGCGGCTTTGGGCTTGGATTTTGAAAAAGCGGCTGAATTGTCGGGGGCACGTTTTAGCTTGATGAAGGGTAAAGTGGCGCGTTTGCATCGTGCGTTGGCGCAATTTATGTTGGACACGCATACGACGCAGCATGGTTATACTGAGTGCTACACGCCGTATATTGTGAGCGATTCTACGTTGTTGGGTACGGGCCAGTTGCCGAAATTTGGCGAGGATTTGTTCCATGTTACGCGCGGTGGTGATGAAACGAAATTGACGCAATATTTGATTCCAACTGCGGAAGTTACTTTGACGAATACGGTGCGCGATGAGATTTTGTCGTTGAATGATTTGCCGATGAAATTGACGGCGCATTCGCCTTGTTTCCGTAGTGAAGCGGGTTCACACGGCAAAGACACGCGCGGTTTGATTCGCCAACACCAATTCGATAAAGTGGAAATGGTGCAAATTGTGCAGCCTGAAAAATCTTATGAAGCATTGGAAGAAATGGTGGGACACGCGGAAAATATTTTGAAATTGTTGGAATTGCCGTATCGTGTGATTACTTTGTGTACTGGCGATATGGGTTTTGGTGCGACTAAAACGTATGATTTGGAAGTGTGGGTGCCTGCTCAAAATACTTACCGCGAAATCTCAAGCTGTTCAAACTGTGAAGATTTCCAAGCTCGCCGTATGAAAGCGCGTTTTAAAGATGAAAATGGCAAAAACCGTTTGGTGCATACGTTGAATGGCTCGGGTTTGGCGGTGGGTCGTGCGTTGGTAGCGGTGTTGGAAAATCATCAGAATGCGGACGGGTCTATCAACATTCCTGTTGCGTTACGTCCTTATTTGGGTGGTTTGGAAAAATTGGTGCCTTAA
- the miaA gene encoding tRNA (adenosine(37)-N6)-dimethylallyltransferase MiaA, with protein sequence MQPKALAILGATASGKTALALHLAQQISCEIISLDSALVYCDMDIGTAKPTAEELAIAPHHLINIISPLENYSAADFVDDGVRLVNQIHARGKIPLIVGGTMMYFHALTQGLNTLPEADTTTREQLHQQKAQHGLAHLYKQLQQCDPETAARLKPNDSQRIERALEVFLLTGKPLSQHFAEQETQSAPLNLHTLTLIPEDRSRLHAQINRRFEIMLEQGFLDEMRFLREKYPELQPETPSMRCVGYRQAWAHLDGETDFAEFVVQGQAATRQLAKRQLTWLRKLPADTVLDPFTQADYLQQAERAMKQFFA encoded by the coding sequence ATGCAACCCAAAGCCCTAGCTATACTCGGCGCGACCGCCAGCGGCAAAACCGCCCTAGCCTTACACCTCGCCCAACAAATCTCCTGTGAAATCATCAGCCTAGACAGCGCACTCGTTTACTGCGACATGGACATCGGCACAGCCAAACCCACCGCCGAAGAACTTGCCATCGCTCCCCATCACCTCATCAACATCATCAGCCCACTAGAAAATTACAGTGCCGCCGATTTTGTGGACGACGGCGTCCGCTTAGTGAACCAAATCCACGCACGCGGCAAAATCCCCCTGATAGTCGGCGGCACAATGATGTATTTTCACGCCCTCACACAAGGGCTAAACACTCTGCCCGAAGCCGACACCACCACACGCGAACAGCTACACCAACAAAAAGCACAGCACGGATTAGCCCATTTATACAAGCAGTTACAGCAATGCGACCCCGAAACCGCTGCACGGCTCAAACCCAACGACAGCCAACGCATAGAACGCGCCTTAGAAGTCTTCCTGCTCACAGGCAAACCCCTATCGCAACACTTTGCCGAGCAAGAAACCCAATCCGCGCCGCTCAATTTGCACACGCTCACGCTTATTCCCGAAGACCGCAGCCGATTACACGCGCAAATCAACCGCCGTTTTGAAATCATGCTAGAACAAGGTTTTTTGGACGAAATGCGGTTTCTGCGCGAAAAATATCCCGAATTGCAGCCTGAAACCCCGTCCATGCGCTGCGTTGGTTATCGCCAAGCATGGGCGCATTTGGACGGCGAAACTGACTTCGCCGAATTTGTTGTGCAAGGGCAAGCCGCCACACGGCAGTTAGCGAAACGTCAGCTCACTTGGCTGCGCAAATTGCCTGCCGATACCGTGCTAGACCCGTTCACGCAAGCGGATTATTTGCAGCAAGCTGAACGGGCGATGAAGCAATTTTTCGCGTAG
- a CDS encoding RDD family protein — translation MPRAPFLPTNPFSGCLKISVRGAHPTIARQAKKQPENLLRKQMNNKPLKPASLKRRLLALIYESLLVGSVTILSGMVIGAFNTIVMRMFPAVVPFRTFWTCALILFAWWLYFKINWLREGQTLPMRVWKIGLTDVSGCRPVVKRLLMRFVWACVFVVFVPMLVYAAAQHFGLHGRVALGVALAWWILPWGFALFHARGQFLYDVLAGTELVDLREYS, via the coding sequence GTGCCACGCGCACCATTTTTGCCAACAAACCCATTTTCAGGCTGCCTGAAGATTTCGGTGCGCGGGGCGCACCCTACGATTGCGAGACAAGCCAAAAAGCAGCCTGAAAATTTATTGAGAAAACAAATGAACAACAAACCCTTAAAACCCGCTTCACTCAAACGCCGCTTGTTGGCGTTGATTTACGAATCTCTATTGGTCGGCTCGGTTACGATTTTATCGGGTATGGTGATTGGTGCATTCAACACCATTGTGATGCGAATGTTCCCAGCCGTTGTGCCATTTCGCACTTTTTGGACGTGCGCACTGATTTTGTTCGCATGGTGGCTGTATTTCAAAATCAACTGGTTGCGTGAAGGGCAAACGCTACCCATGCGCGTGTGGAAAATTGGTCTGACCGATGTTTCAGGCTGCCGACCTGTAGTCAAAAGATTGCTGATGCGCTTTGTGTGGGCGTGTGTGTTTGTGGTGTTTGTGCCGATGTTGGTTTACGCGGCGGCGCAACATTTTGGGCTGCATGGTCGCGTGGCTTTGGGCGTAGCGTTGGCGTGGTGGATTTTGCCGTGGGGTTTTGCGCTGTTTCATGCGCGTGGGCAGTTTTTGTATGATGTGTTGGCAGGGACGGAATTGGTGGATTTGCGTGAATATAGTTAA
- a CDS encoding restriction endonuclease subunit S, which yields MQINRILAKFLQGEKVEWKTLGEVVTIEKGVQLNKSLLSETGKYPVINGGVNPSGYWHEYNYTADKIVISQGGASAGFVNWLKTPFFAGAHAFVILPDETTVLNRYVFHFVKMKQRDFMEKQYGAGIPALAKSELVKLPIPVPSLHIQQKIANTLDKFTELNEELNKELALRKKQFTYYRNLLLDYKHPQNPFSGCEAPWKMLAEVSNKISSGGTPRTGIADYYDGDIPWLRTQEVNFNEILDTEIKITTQGLENSSAKMIPANCVILAMYGATVGRVAINKIPLTTNQACANIELNSKILNYRYAFHYLSSQYEYIKSLGTGSQSNINAQIVKKLEIPVPPLEIQTKVVEMLDKFDTLVNSSTDGLPREIQLRQKQYEYYREQLLDFPREN from the coding sequence ATGCAAATCAACAGAATTTTAGCCAAATTTTTGCAAGGCGAAAAAGTAGAGTGGAAAACGCTGGGGGAAGTGGTAACAATAGAAAAAGGTGTTCAACTCAATAAATCATTATTGTCTGAAACGGGAAAATACCCCGTTATTAATGGTGGTGTTAATCCCTCAGGTTATTGGCATGAATACAACTATACTGCGGACAAAATTGTGATTAGCCAAGGCGGTGCTAGTGCTGGTTTTGTGAATTGGTTAAAAACCCCATTTTTTGCAGGCGCGCATGCTTTTGTGATTTTGCCCGATGAAACCACTGTTCTTAATCGCTATGTGTTTCATTTTGTGAAAATGAAACAGCGCGATTTTATGGAAAAACAATACGGTGCAGGTATTCCAGCATTAGCCAAGTCAGAATTAGTAAAATTACCTATTCCCGTTCCATCGCTTCATATTCAACAAAAAATCGCCAACACATTAGACAAATTTACCGAATTAAATGAGGAACTGAATAAAGAACTGGCTCTAAGAAAAAAACAGTTCACGTATTACAGAAATTTATTACTGGACTACAAACACCCCCAAAACCCATTTTCAGGCTGCGAAGCACCATGGAAAATGTTGGCAGAAGTATCCAACAAGATTTCATCAGGCGGAACACCCAGAACAGGTATTGCAGATTATTACGATGGCGATATTCCATGGCTAAGAACGCAAGAAGTGAATTTCAATGAGATTCTAGACACAGAAATCAAAATCACCACCCAAGGTTTAGAAAACTCAAGTGCAAAAATGATACCCGCAAATTGCGTTATTCTTGCCATGTATGGCGCAACGGTTGGCAGAGTGGCTATCAACAAAATCCCACTCACCACAAATCAAGCCTGCGCCAACATTGAATTGAACAGCAAAATTTTAAATTACCGTTATGCGTTTCATTATTTAAGCAGCCAATACGAATATATAAAATCCTTGGGGACAGGTTCGCAAAGCAATATCAATGCGCAAATAGTGAAAAAACTTGAAATCCCAGTCCCTCCGCTAGAAATCCAAACCAAAGTAGTCGAAATGCTAGACAAATTTGACACGCTGGTTAATTCGTCCACCGATGGCTTGCCGCGAGAAATCCAGTTGCGCCAAAAACAATACGAATACTACAGAGAGCAATTACTAGATTTTCCACGCGAAAACTAA
- a CDS encoding YdcH family protein, translated as MFPEYRDLISKLKQEDAHFARLFNQHNELDDKITGLENNPVTSATADAEVQQLKQQKLALKDELYAILKAADK; from the coding sequence ATGTTCCCAGAATACCGCGATTTAATCAGCAAATTGAAACAAGAAGACGCACACTTTGCGCGCCTGTTTAATCAACACAACGAACTGGACGACAAAATCACTGGCTTAGAAAACAACCCTGTTACCAGCGCAACCGCAGACGCTGAAGTGCAACAATTGAAACAACAAAAATTGGCATTGAAAGACGAGTTGTATGCCATTTTGAAAGCGGCTGACAAATAA
- the tmk gene encoding dTMP kinase: MTSAKFLTLDGIDGAGKTTQLNVIRDWFAARDLPVLFTREPGGTALGEELRRLLLAPETKVSLYTETLLMFAARRQHLEEVILPALEQGVHVVSDRFTDATFAYQGGGRGVPDEQIEILETWVQGSLKPDLTILLDVPLEVSLARIEGSREKDRFEQEQSAFFERVRAAYFRRADAAPERYAVVNSNREKPEVRADIEAILDRFFGFAD, from the coding sequence ATGACTTCAGCAAAATTTTTAACTTTAGACGGCATTGATGGTGCGGGCAAAACCACGCAGTTGAACGTGATTCGTGATTGGTTTGCAGCGCGTGATTTGCCTGTTTTGTTTACGCGTGAACCTGGCGGAACGGCATTGGGTGAGGAGTTGCGCCGTTTGCTGCTTGCGCCTGAAACCAAGGTTTCTTTATACACAGAAACTTTGTTGATGTTCGCGGCGCGTCGTCAGCATTTGGAAGAGGTGATTTTGCCTGCGTTGGAACAGGGTGTGCATGTGGTTAGTGACCGTTTCACGGATGCGACTTTTGCCTATCAAGGTGGTGGGCGTGGTGTGCCTGATGAGCAGATTGAAATTTTGGAAACGTGGGTGCAAGGCAGCCTGAAACCTGATTTGACGATTTTGTTAGACGTGCCGCTTGAAGTTTCGTTGGCGCGAATTGAGGGCAGCCGTGAGAAAGACCGCTTTGAGCAGGAACAATCGGCGTTTTTTGAGCGGGTGCGTGCGGCGTATTTCCGTCGTGCAGATGCTGCGCCTGAGCGTTATGCGGTGGTGAACAGCAATCGTGAAAAGCCTGAGGTGAGGGCGGATATTGAGGCGATTTTGGATAGGTTTTTTGGTTTTGCGGATTAA
- the xth gene encoding exodeoxyribonuclease III: MKIATWNVNSLNVRLPHVIDWLADNQPDVLVLQELKLEQDKYPAATFRMMGWQTEWIGQKTYNGVAIISRHELHDVQTGLPEMPDDLQRRVIAATANDVRVINVYCVNGEALDSPKFAYKRQWFAALTNFVRDQMAKYPQLVLLGDFNIAPSDEDVYDPVKWHEHIHCSSEERAWFQTLLDLGLTDALRHVHPTGKHYTWWDYRGGMFPKGLGLRIDHQLISADLTARLQDVFVDTKPRALERPSDHAPLVATFK, translated from the coding sequence ATGAAAATCGCCACATGGAACGTCAATTCTCTCAACGTCCGCCTACCCCACGTTATCGACTGGCTTGCCGATAATCAACCCGATGTCCTCGTTTTGCAAGAACTCAAGCTAGAGCAAGACAAATACCCAGCCGCCACCTTCCGCATGATGGGCTGGCAAACCGAATGGATTGGACAAAAAACCTACAACGGTGTTGCCATCATCAGTCGCCACGAATTGCACGACGTGCAAACAGGTCTGCCCGAAATGCCAGACGACCTACAACGCCGCGTGATTGCTGCCACCGCCAACGACGTACGCGTCATCAACGTTTATTGCGTGAACGGCGAAGCGTTGGACAGCCCAAAATTCGCCTACAAACGCCAATGGTTTGCCGCACTCACAAACTTTGTGCGCGACCAAATGGCAAAATATCCACAGCTCGTATTGCTTGGAGATTTCAACATCGCCCCCAGCGATGAAGATGTGTACGACCCTGTTAAATGGCACGAACATATCCACTGTTCATCAGAAGAACGCGCATGGTTTCAAACGCTGCTGGATTTGGGTTTAACCGACGCATTGCGCCACGTTCACCCCACAGGCAAACACTACACATGGTGGGATTATCGCGGTGGCATGTTCCCCAAAGGCTTAGGTTTGCGCATCGACCACCAGCTTATCAGCGCAGATTTAACCGCCCGTTTGCAAGACGTGTTTGTGGATACAAAACCACGCGCCTTAGAACGCCCTAGCGACCATGCACCGTTAGTGGCAACTTTCAAATAA
- a CDS encoding ArsR/SmtB family transcription factor, whose protein sequence is MLKTAPILQPTPTLNETAQLFKALSNPQRLAILLDLNDDVRSLKELAESTGQPPTQLATHLEKLRQMGIVDHTRFMRILQYRIISPTVLSVLKTLQPENKIVA, encoded by the coding sequence ATGTTAAAAACCGCGCCCATTTTGCAACCCACTCCTACTTTGAACGAAACCGCACAACTTTTCAAAGCCCTGTCCAATCCACAAAGATTAGCCATTTTGCTGGATTTGAATGATGACGTTCGCAGCCTGAAAGAGCTTGCCGAAAGCACAGGACAACCGCCCACACAACTTGCCACGCATTTAGAAAAACTGCGCCAGATGGGGATTGTAGACCACACCCGATTTATGCGCATTTTGCAATATCGCATCATTTCGCCAACTGTGTTAAGCGTATTGAAAACATTGCAGCCTGAAAATAAAATCGTAGCCTGA
- a CDS encoding OmpA family protein: MMFKKMTIIAVATAMGLSGCMTNAQGEQQMSKTAMYGLGSAAVCSIVGALTHGSTGARNSALACGAIGAGVGGYMDYQEKKLREQLKNTGVEVTREGNQIKLTMPENITFSTGRYDLSAAAQSSLAQAAQTLAAYVDTTISIVGHTDSTGSAAINNPLSVNRAQSVANYLAQRGVATSRMTVSGKGSTQPIADNATDVGRAQNRRVELLINPTAAAVNAK; the protein is encoded by the coding sequence ATGATGTTCAAAAAAATGACGATTATTGCTGTGGCGACTGCCATGGGCTTGAGCGGCTGTATGACTAACGCGCAAGGCGAACAACAAATGAGCAAAACCGCCATGTATGGCTTGGGCAGCGCAGCAGTGTGCAGCATCGTCGGCGCATTGACTCACGGCAGCACTGGCGCACGTAACTCAGCTTTGGCTTGTGGCGCAATCGGCGCAGGCGTGGGCGGTTACATGGACTACCAAGAGAAAAAATTGCGCGAACAGTTGAAAAACACTGGCGTGGAAGTAACACGTGAAGGCAACCAAATCAAATTGACTATGCCTGAAAACATCACTTTCTCAACAGGTCGTTACGATTTGTCAGCAGCAGCGCAAAGCTCTTTGGCTCAAGCCGCGCAAACTTTGGCAGCTTATGTTGATACCACAATCAGCATCGTAGGTCATACAGACAGCACAGGCTCTGCAGCGATTAACAACCCATTGTCAGTAAACCGTGCGCAATCAGTGGCAAACTACTTGGCACAACGAGGCGTAGCAACTAGCCGCATGACTGTTTCTGGTAAAGGTTCAACTCAGCCAATCGCAGACAACGCAACTGACGTAGGTCGCGCACAAAACCGCCGCGTTGAATTGTTGATTAACCCAACAGCAGCCGCGGTAAATGCAAAATAA
- a CDS encoding multidrug effflux MFS transporter, with the protein MPHSHAENRRMAVMLAMLMSIMPFSIDTYLPSLPQIAQSLNSDIHYIEKSLSTFFFGVAIGQIIGGSLSDIKGRRLIALIGLCIYITASCSLIFVQTADQLLGLRLVQALGAGMSAVVVGALVRDNYLGKKAAQMFALIGIISMAAPLVAPILGSILQMIGGWRAVFVFLFVYGLLMFALLFCFLPSNKAPEKLTGEQVKNIFSRYHTVLTTKPALGFLFYQAASFASMLAFLSESPFVYMQLYKLTPNQYAWVFGCNIVMMMICNHLTAFGLRRNWESRDLLKIGMIIQNLANLALVAIVLVTKQPELWLLVPFAVVSIGTLGLISANTQAMFMANFKPEIAGSANAMLSAGQSLIASCVGFLVTQLHNGTVFVMVSVMLASTLTGFVLLHSFSKSQMQPEK; encoded by the coding sequence ATGCCCCACTCACATGCAGAAAATCGCCGTATGGCAGTCATGCTCGCCATGCTCATGTCCATTATGCCCTTTTCCATTGACACGTATTTGCCCAGCTTGCCGCAAATCGCCCAGTCGCTCAATTCCGATATTCACTACATTGAAAAAAGCCTAAGCACGTTTTTTTTTGGCGTTGCCATTGGGCAAATTATCGGTGGTTCACTGTCCGATATTAAAGGGAGACGACTGATTGCGCTGATTGGCTTGTGCATTTATATCACCGCCAGTTGCAGCCTGATTTTCGTGCAAACTGCCGACCAACTGCTCGGTTTGCGTTTGGTGCAAGCATTGGGTGCAGGCATGTCCGCCGTAGTAGTCGGTGCGTTGGTTCGCGACAATTACCTAGGGAAAAAAGCCGCGCAAATGTTTGCCCTAATTGGCATTATTTCAATGGCTGCGCCACTGGTTGCGCCTATTCTTGGCTCAATCTTGCAAATGATTGGCGGCTGGCGTGCTGTGTTCGTGTTTTTGTTTGTTTACGGCTTGCTTATGTTTGCGCTGCTATTCTGCTTTTTGCCGAGCAACAAAGCCCCTGAAAAACTCACTGGCGAACAAGTCAAAAATATCTTTAGCCGCTATCACACGGTTTTAACCACCAAGCCTGCGTTGGGTTTTCTGTTTTATCAAGCCGCTTCATTTGCTTCTATGCTGGCATTTTTAAGTGAATCACCGTTTGTTTATATGCAGTTATACAAACTCACGCCCAATCAATATGCGTGGGTATTCGGCTGCAATATTGTGATGATGATGATTTGCAATCATTTAACGGCGTTTGGTTTGCGCCGCAACTGGGAATCGCGCGATTTATTGAAAATCGGCATGATTATTCAAAATTTGGCAAACTTGGCTTTAGTGGCGATTGTATTAGTAACCAAGCAGCCTGAATTGTGGTTGCTCGTGCCATTTGCGGTGGTGTCGATTGGCACGCTGGGGCTGATTTCTGCCAATACTCAAGCGATGTTTATGGCAAACTTTAAACCTGAAATCGCAGGCAGCGCGAATGCGATGTTATCCGCAGGGCAATCGCTGATTGCGTCTTGCGTGGGCTTTTTGGTCACGCAGTTGCACAATGGCACAGTGTTTGTGATGGTAAGTGTGATGTTGGCTTCCACACTCACAGGCTTTGTTTTGTTGCATAGTTTTTCCAAATCACAAATGCAGCCTGAAAAGTAA
- a CDS encoding peroxiredoxin has product MSHFSLPSSTGETFHSQDHAPLVVYFYPKDHTAGCTTEGLDFNRLLPQFQAAGYTVVGISRDSVKTHQNFCTKQGFQFQLLSDSDETVCQQFGVMKLKKLYGKEHMGIERSTFVLNQSGEIVHEWRKVKVAGHAEEVLNICLQTK; this is encoded by the coding sequence ATGTCCCACTTCAGCCTCCCCTCCTCAACAGGCGAAACCTTCCACAGCCAAGACCACGCCCCATTAGTCGTGTACTTTTACCCAAAAGACCACACTGCAGGCTGCACCACCGAAGGCTTAGACTTCAACCGCTTGCTGCCCCAATTCCAAGCCGCAGGTTACACCGTTGTCGGCATCTCACGCGATAGCGTCAAAACCCACCAAAATTTCTGCACCAAACAAGGCTTTCAATTCCAGCTACTCAGCGATTCAGATGAAACCGTCTGCCAACAGTTTGGCGTGATGAAACTCAAAAAACTCTACGGCAAAGAACACATGGGCATTGAACGCAGCACATTCGTGTTAAACCAATCAGGTGAAATCGTCCACGAATGGCGCAAAGTGAAAGTGGCAGGACACGCAGAAGAAGTATTAAATATTTGTTTGCAAACGAAATAA
- a CDS encoding glycosyltransferase family 2 protein: protein MKPTLSIIVPCYNVQNYVATALQSIVQNTQPENQNRVEIIIVNDGSTDQTAAAINTQLSGCPIAAHVITQENAGLSAARNTGMAQAQGNYWLFLDSDDFYQNQAIDKILAVIDAHQPDIIEFDATIFYGENDWAEQTLYHSYFADIANPMQPENSKIQRTFQENRWYVWSRCYHKKLFQNQTFERSKLYEDFMTIPYLYPQAQSIFRLPESLLAYRQNHSSITANVSHRHIADIFYGLQKAIAAETTQPQYRELWQILQLKTWRLIVAYSVKRFLRTRKTAYLANVQRFRAQLRQQNQRNWGWQFGYFGSVLAKRLFKLR from the coding sequence ATGAAACCCACCCTATCCATTATCGTGCCGTGCTACAACGTCCAAAACTACGTTGCCACTGCCCTACAATCCATCGTCCAAAACACGCAGCCTGAAAACCAAAACCGCGTAGAAATCATCATTGTGAATGACGGTTCAACCGACCAAACCGCCGCCGCCATCAACACCCAACTTTCAGGCTGCCCGATTGCTGCGCACGTTATCACACAAGAAAACGCAGGCTTATCCGCTGCCCGAAACACAGGCATGGCACAAGCCCAAGGCAATTATTGGCTCTTTTTAGATAGCGACGACTTCTACCAAAACCAAGCCATCGACAAAATCCTAGCCGTGATTGACGCACACCAGCCCGACATCATTGAATTTGACGCCACCATTTTTTACGGCGAAAACGACTGGGCAGAACAAACCCTATACCACAGCTATTTTGCCGACATCGCCAATCCAATGCAGCCTGAAAATAGCAAAATCCAACGCACCTTCCAAGAAAATCGCTGGTACGTCTGGTCGCGCTGTTACCATAAAAAACTCTTTCAAAACCAGACATTTGAACGCAGCAAGCTATACGAAGACTTCATGACTATACCCTATCTCTATCCGCAAGCCCAAAGCATTTTCAGGCTGCCTGAAAGCCTATTAGCCTACCGCCAAAACCACAGCAGCATTACCGCCAACGTCTCTCATCGCCACATCGCCGACATCTTCTACGGCTTGCAAAAAGCCATTGCCGCCGAAACCACACAACCGCAATACCGCGAACTTTGGCAAATTTTGCAGCTCAAGACATGGCGGTTAATCGTTGCCTATTCCGTGAAACGCTTTTTGCGCACACGCAAAACCGCCTATCTTGCCAACGTTCAACGTTTTCGCGCCCAGTTGCGCCAGCAAAACCAACGCAATTGGGGTTGGCAGTTTGGCTATTTTGGCAGCGTGTTAGCAAAACGACTTTTCAAGCTGCGATAA
- the gmhB gene encoding D-glycero-beta-D-manno-heptose 1,7-bisphosphate 7-phosphatase, which yields MKLIILDRDGVINHDSDQFIKSPDEWLPIAGSMDAIAFLTQAGYTIAVATNQSGIARGYFTVQTLNEMHTKMHKLIRQAGGEISGVWFCPHAADSKCDCRKPKSGMILDILDRFQAEASETYLVGDSLRDLQAIANVGGKPILVRTGKGMKTLTNESDNLPENTQIFDSLLDFAKTLVHPNQPSETT from the coding sequence ATGAAACTAATTATCCTAGACCGAGACGGCGTGATTAACCACGATAGCGACCAGTTTATTAAATCGCCCGATGAATGGTTGCCCATTGCAGGCAGCATGGACGCAATTGCGTTTTTGACCCAAGCTGGCTATACGATTGCGGTGGCGACCAATCAATCGGGCATTGCACGTGGTTATTTTACCGTGCAAACCCTCAACGAAATGCACACCAAAATGCACAAACTCATCCGCCAAGCAGGTGGCGAAATCAGCGGCGTATGGTTCTGCCCCCACGCCGCCGACAGCAAATGCGATTGCCGCAAACCCAAATCAGGCATGATTTTAGACATCCTCGACCGCTTTCAAGCAGAAGCCAGCGAAACCTATTTAGTCGGCGACAGCTTGCGCGACTTACAAGCCATTGCCAATGTAGGTGGCAAACCCATATTAGTCCGCACAGGCAAAGGCATGAAGACTCTTACCAACGAGAGCGACAATCTACCCGAAAATACCCAAATCTTTGATAGTTTGCTAGATTTCGCCAAAACCCTAGTCCACCCAAATCAACCCAGCGAAACTACATGA